A window of Fibrobacter sp. genomic DNA:
ACGCGGCGGCCCACGTTTTTCACGTAGGTCAACAGCCCGCCCTTGGAAACCGCGTATTCGGGGAATTCGTCGCCGGTGTGCGCGCTGGAAGACGCAATGAAGAGTACCGACTTGATTTCGGATTGAATCGCGTACTTCTCGACGAAGTTCATCGCGCCCTTCAGGTTGATTTCGATGTCGCGACCGGAATTCTGCACGCCCGCGTTGCTCACGACGATGTTTGCCGCAATGGACAGCTCCGGGAAAGAGTTCTTGTCCGAGACGTCGGCGATGTGGTGCTCGTATTCGGCGTGGTCAATGGTAGATTCCTTGACGTCGAACCCGACCACATGCGCGCCCCGGTTCAGGAACAGTTCTGCGATAGCGCGGCCGATGCCGCTGTGCGTTCCGCTGATAAAGACGTTCATGCTTGCCCTGCCTTGAATTTGAGGTAATCGCTACCGACGTTTTCCTTTTCCCACTTGCAGG
This region includes:
- a CDS encoding SDR family oxidoreductase; translated protein: MNVFISGTHSGIGRAIAELFLNRGAHVVGFDVKESTIDHAEYEHHIADVSDKNSFPELSIAANIVVSNAGVQNSGRDIEINLKGAMNFVEKYAIQSEIKSVLFIASSSAHTGDEFPEYAVSKGGLLTYVKNVGRRVAKFGATCNSISPGGVKTSLNKPVMDDPALWNRIMDVTPLRRWAEPEDIAEWVWFLTVVNKNCTGQDILVDNGEKDLNSTFVWP